From the genome of Rhinoderma darwinii isolate aRhiDar2 chromosome 1, aRhiDar2.hap1, whole genome shotgun sequence:
ttattatctttttttacttgtcccactaggggacactaaggcctcatgcacacgaccgtgtttttgcggccgcaattcccccgaaaatccacgggagaattgcggccccattcttttctatggggccgtgcacacgaccgtagtttttgcggtccgtgcacggcccgggagcccggaccgcagaaagaacgggaatgtcttattacggcccggttctgcggtccgggctcattgaaaacaatggccgcggccatgtgcatgtgcgggcggcctgcggctgacagtccgctgacagtccgcagccggccgacccgaaaatcacggccatgcacacggctacggtcgtgtgcatgaggccttagactggcagctctgatcgctgctggaacacattacactacacacgtagtgtaatgtgttgtaactgtcattgtgacgtaactgtcacactgacaggaagcagaggaggaacggccggaggctgatcctccgaggcttccgtacatggcaacccggaggtcattgtctggcctctggttgccatgataaggatcgccagcccccgcaaatacatgtggggggctgccgatccgctgtaaacctcttcgatgtggtgatcgcaatcgaccaccgcatcaaaggggttaattgccgatttcagcggcgacaggccgctgatcggcaacggggagagcagggctgacaccctgcacagttaaccgccgctgcggtgtagcgctgcgcggtggttaacttttaaagcgcggacgtaactgtacgcccaggtgcgcgaagttactgcttatctggacgtacagttacgccaaggtgcgggaaggggttaaacgtaggctgtgtaAGATCACAGTGgtttacagtggcatctgtcacccacagATTATCTTCCAATcaaatacatttatcacctattcatatGCTGCATATTTTTAATCTACAATggattttggtgcggatttctaAGCGTTGTGTGAATCTagtagaacttcttttttttttttatcgtatgAATCCAGGATTAATAGAAGCAGCAGCGCTGCAGCTTTCTCCATTGTATACCCAGCGTTCACTGAGATCGAGAAGGTAGAAACAACAAACATACCTGTTTTTGCagtatactgacgtataccagccaGACCGAGGCCAGAAGGACACTCTTGATCTTATTTGACaatagagccctatggacatgaTGGCGCGTATGGGAGCTCTGCTGACATACACACTATACGTAAAcctaaaacgtgatgtgaatagagccttagtttTCAAGATAATTTGGAGTGCTGcagctttttctttatttttttgctgcggaGAATGtctacttttaggctatgttcacacggggtattttgccgagttttttgacgcggaaaccgcgtcgcaaaactcggcaaaaacgggccgagaacgcctcccattgatttcaatgggaggcgtcggcgtctttttcccgcgagcagtaaaactgcctcgcgggaaaaagaagcgacatgtcctatcttcgggcgcttccgcctctgacctcccattgacttcaatgggaggcaggagaaagcgtatttctcgctgttttatgcccgcggcgctcaatggccgcgggcgaaaaacggcacgataattgccgcgaaaatcggcgtgcagggagaggaatatctgcctcaaagttccaaacggaattttgaggcagatattcctcccccaaaatactccgtgtgaacatagccttagatttaAAGCCTATGCTCTGTGACAAAACAACATGAAACAAATATAACATCATTGCAGATTTTCCTGTGTGATGCCCCTGTCTACTCAAAATAATGTCCCTCTGTCTGCATCTGTAAGGAAAATGACAACACTTCCAGTCTCAGTGACTACGGAGCTTACAGACCTGACCTATGACGAACCCTGTCCTGCTTGAGCTTGCGCTTCACCTGTTACGTTGGCTGAGGCTAGCGACCTGCGGTACCCCTGCAGCGAaatccagatccctgtataggggttaaatagGGAATACCAGGGGTCCCCTTAGACTCCACTCCCCATTTTAGCCCCATGTCAAATCCCTTAGTGACAAAGTGGTTTCACACCACTCTATGCAGGCCCCGTAACAGACTAGTACCGTGACACTAACTGTGGTAGTCACAGACAATAATTTAAATGGAAAATATAGAAAAGAGCAGGGAAGCTCCACTCATTAAGCCAAGAGAAGGTATGGAAGTTGGTATTCAGCCCCGGACTATGGGGAGGACAAATGCTTGAACTAGGGAATGAAATGCAGATAAGTCGGGGAAAAAAAGAGGTGGTAATGTGTAAAGAATCAGGGTGTTACTCACCTCTCCACGATCCTGCGGTGATCTGCTGATGGCTGTGTCCGGTTGCCCCCATCATTGAAGCCAATTTAAAGTGAAATCCAGCCTGACACCATTGCCTGTGAATTAGGCTATATTGACACAGTACATCTTTTGTGCAGTTTCTAAAGGCCTAACCAagggtggattaaaaaaaaaagagtagtaGAATCTTTCATATATAATTCCCTTCCCTTTAACGACCCAttcctggttgtggcttcaaaaaccTGTACTTTGTAAATAAGGCCTCAACGGGGTTTCCCATCATCAACCGTTCTCACCTACCCACAGGATTGGCATGAGtccaactcctggcacccccaccgatcgcggAGATAGCCAGCGGCAGCCCTgtagaaagtgaatggagcggtggtcgagcatgcacagTACGGTTCCATTCATATGGAGCGCACAGGGGCGGTAAGGTAAGCCGTCCTTGGGATTGGTGGGGGACTCAGCGGTCGGTActaaccgatcagatatttatcacctatatgGATTAtggggaaaccccctttaaggtaCTTCTTTTGAGTCAATATGTTGTTTGGTGCAGACTTTGGTTCTCACTTTGATCCTGAACCAAGCCTTAGCCTTGCCTATCGATTCTGCCTTTATTCTGCTCCTCTGGGTTTGTCATCTGGTACTTAAAGTTTGACCTAGTGGTTTTGACCCCTGGCATGTCTTCTGATCACGTGTCCTCTGGTTTGCCACCATGACCATTCTCCTGTTTTCATCCCCTGGTTCCATTCCTGACTTTCCCTTGTCCCAGATGTTTGTATCAGCACCAAAGCTATTGTGGCTAAAGGATACACTTCTACTTtggtgacagttttttttttttaagacggttgtatattatatacaatttATATGACTGCGGGTAGACCTACTCTCTAGTTATTTTTCCAGTTATCATGGTTCGTTGATGTGAAGTAATGATTTATGCTCATGATTTTGCATGCCCTTGTGGACTAGAATCAGACTTCTTGTTTATTATATATCTTACCTGGAAGTTCCTGCTTATTATACTTTCCTATTATTTAGCACTAAAATTTTGGTGCATCATCTTAAATTTGTACGAATTTACCTAAATATTGGGATGGTGTTATCTTGTTGAATGTGTATTGTAGGTAAGAATTGGTCATAGCTTTCTTTACTGCTGGGTGTGTAATTCGTTTCCGGCTATAAATGGTAAAGGAAAGTATGTGATATTGTCCTACAATATTTTCTTTtatcatttccttcattgtttttaaCTGCTTCATTCCAGAAAACTTGGAGAAACTAGTCGTCTGTAACAGAAGTAGCTGCATATAATCCATGGTTTGATGAAAGGCTAAACATTTTACTTACGTGAATGATATGGCTGTATGATATTTTGTTCCTTTATAGAAAATGGATCATAAGAAAATTACATATTACTTAAATCTAGTTTtgttaaacatatatatatatatatatatatttatttatttcttttattctTCAACgttaaggtttttattttttttgtgaatatctatataaaaaaaagtcctgAAATTATTCCAGATCCCCCAGTAGCCACTGAAGCAAAAAGAAGCGAACATTTACTGTTGTCTGTAACTCACTGGGACAAAGTAATCTTattactatggggggggggggtgttaatgACAGCTCTGATACTGCTAAGTGTCAATGTCAATGttaatgttcacacggcctattttcggcgttTTTAGGGCCGTAAATGCCTGAAGAATCGGAAACCGAACGCCTCTGaacatatgcccattgatttcaatgggacaaacggcattctgttccgataagCCGTTTTTTtaggcggccgttttgaaaaacggctgcataaaagaaacggccgcaaaaaagaagcgcaggtcacttcttgggacatttttggagccgtttttcattggctctatagaaaacagctccaaaaacggccgtaaaaaacacagcgaaaatcgcaagtggtttaaaaaacgtctgaaaatcaggagctgttttcctttgaaaaccgctccgtattttcagacgttttttgctaagcgtgtgaacataccctttgtgtCCAGGATTTCTGTTTCAAATCCGAATCGTATCAACAGAGCGTAACTCCAATTCATTGCAGCGGCCATAAAGCCTCAATTACAGCTGCCACAGGgaagttttttagaagtaaaaaaaaaaatgtattattactgTTTATTGATTcggtcacactgagttttttggtttTGCTTTTGACGCGGAAAAACACTCGaaccgcctcctattgatttgctCTTTCGTCCCGTGGTTCCTTCTCTGACCTCCCataaaaatcaatgggaggcagagaaagcatttttcgcagcgttttttgactCGCGGTGCTTAATGGCTGCAGctgaaaaacacagtgaaaaccgcaggaagaaagtgcaggcaggtcaaaattcctgaaggaactttgaggcagattttttctgcctgcaacacactccgtgtgaacagggcctaaattagagcaggcagtcagaagatacgtcaaatttattacagtggtgcatgctgtaagataaatttggcacaacttgtgaaatataataaataaaactgCCTTGTGAGGTGCAAAAAGTGGCTAAAACATATAATCAGGCACAAAACATGTACCCAGGTTTTtggcacaaatatatatatatatatatatatatatatacatacactgtataatGGGCACGTGTAATCCCTACATATTTGTGAATGAGAGAGCCAACTGTTTTATGAGCGGCATACTCCCGATTTGCAGGCCCTTTCACATGTCTAGAAAATTGgttatttatactgtatattgtagGGTCCTATGTTTACTAGGAAGTTAATGGAAAGGTAACACTTTGACCCCAGGTTGCATTGATGGGTACTTTCACACgtgccatttttttacatttatttatttatttttactcattttggCTAGTGGTGCAATTTTCTGTAAATATAGTTAATTAATTGGATTTTTGAAAATAATGAAGGAGAGAAAAAACTCAACACTGAAGTAAAAAACCACAATCTCATACTTTTTTGTGTGTAATTTCAGGTGGTGACAAAGGAAATCTGACATTGAAAACCTTTTTTAGCGTTCCTGTCGATGAAGAATTTGAGGCGTTTCCAGAGGATGCAATTGATTCATCTGGGGAAGAGTCAGGATCTGAGCCAAATTTTCCTCACAGCCGAAGCATAATAACAGAAACCAAGAAGAACATCACAACACAGGCTGAACGCTATCTCAGTGGTCAATGGTTGACTAGGCTCGTTCCATCAGTTTATACCCTGGTATTCATTGTGGCTCTACCTCTAAATGTAATAGCGATTATCATATTCTTGTTTAAGATGAAAGTCCGGAAACCAGCGGTGGTGTACATGCTGAACTTGGCCGCTGCTGATGTGCTCTTTGTTAGTGTGCTTCCTTTCAGCATAATTTACCGTTTCTCTGGGAATGACTGGCCCTTTGGACCTGGAATGTGCCGGTTTGTCACTGCTGCGTTTTACTGTAATATGTACTGCTCCATCCTGCTCATGACCAGCATTAGTGTGGACCGGTTCCTGGCTGTGGTCTATCCAATGCATTCTCTTTCCTGGAGGACCATGAGTCGGGCCTGGATGGTCTGTTTCTTCATCTGGATCATTTCTATTGCTAGTATCGTGCCTCTTTTCTTGAGCGAGCAAACTCAACACGTTACTTCGTTGGACATCACAACCTGCCATGATGTACTGGACCTGAAAGACCTAAAGAGCTTTTACCTCTACTATTTCTCCACTTTCATCTTAGTCTTCTTTTTCTTTCCGCTGATTATTACGACCATCTCCTATGTTATTATCATTCATAGTCTGAGTATTTCTGGCATTGAGAACTCATGTAAAAAGACCCGAGCCTTGGTTTTGGCTATTATTGTCCTTTGTGTGTTTATTATGTGCTTTGGACCAACAAATTGTATCTTTCTGATTCATTACTTGTATTTCCATCATGGGGCTAATGAGTCTTTGTATTTTGCCTATATACTTTGTGCTTGTATCAGCAGCATCAGTTGTTGCCTTGATCCTCTTATCTATTATTACGCATCCTCACAGTGTCAAAGATACTTGTACAGTTTGGTATGCTGTAAGAAGGTAAACGGACCCATAAGCAGTAGTGCTCAACTAATGAGTTCTGCAAGTAAAAACGAGACTGGTATCACAACCGCCAAGAACAGCATTTATCGAAAACTGTTAACCTAGACGCTGTACGGTTCATTCACACACGTCAGCATCTTGTATAGCACAGTTTAGCCTTTACTGTGTCTTTTTGATTGTTCTGCTTGGGCTGTTCCGTGCAGAACAGTTTTTCCAGCACCGTGCTCATATGTATGTGGCAACCTATTAAGGGGCTAGTAATTCTATCAATATTTAAATTGTATGTGAAAGTATAATCAACATCTTAACAAAATTCCACAGGTGTATATAGAACTTTTAagtcttcgttcacatttgcgttggaggctccgttagtggcctccgtcacagatcagGCAGggattactggagacaatagagcagcatgcggctctattgtgtccggtaaaatccaACGGAATCCATTGACTGGGCGGTGTCGGTTGTtcatggaaccgttgcttccgttatatCATGgttttgctcctctgacggagcagaacaatgtaaTGTTACAATGCAGGTGTCAACCAAGCTGAATTTGGATTTTTGACAAGAACTGATAAAGCAAgttaaatgcaatatttattttgCAAATAGTAATTTGTGGATATGATCTTATATAGAACTTTCTAAAATTATTTGGGGCAAGTTCGCATGATGCACAGACTGAAAGGGGTATTTTGAGATtttaaaaagggtctgctttttattTCCCAAAAAAACCGTGACACTATGGTCCATGGGCTTtatctggtattgtagctcagatGAATGGAATACCAGACAGGGAGAAGAGTGGCTCttgtttctataaaaaaaaaaagcagattttctaGTTTCCGAGGTACCTTTTTAAGACTTTTGGCACGGATAGAGTCATTGTGGAAAAAAATCAAGGCCTGCAACTTTGTGACATTGTCACTGCAACAGTTAGAATTGTTTCCTATGTGGGAAAAAACATCAATGTTGGTGTTGCTGTTGTAATGTGCAATGTAAATCTAGCCTTCGAAGGTGACCTGTGCACAATGGTAACCGGTATAGGACGGAAAATGGAAAGTTTCCAAAGCTATAGCCTTTTTGTTAATGTAAATTACTAGAGTGTTTCTTTAAGGCAACTTGTACTTCAGGTTTCGTAATCCTGTAAACAATAAGTCGGTATTGTCAGGACAGTGGGAGGGTTGCGTAAAAGGGAGTGATGTATTATTTCTGCTGTAGATATCTATGTTTTATTGATCTGAAACTCTAGATCAGGTATTTTCTAGCTAAATCATCCACTTTGAACCTCTATAAATGTTCTCTTTTGTGCAGGGTCCTGTTGACCTTTTTATGAAGAATATTTCTCATTCATCACACTTTAGTCTTGGTATTTTTGCAATGGACAAAATGGTTCAAGTACCAAATGACCCAGTATTGGACCTTCTGTCAGAGACAGACAGGAAAGCCTAGGTGGCCTCCATCTTTCCCTCACTGGCTGCTCTCAGGACTTGTATGTTGGGAACCGGAGCATTTGACTTCACCGTTAAAAGACAGCAGATGACCCGATTAACGATTTTCTGTATTTTCCTCGTACAAATGCCTGTCTAGATTCTCTTGATCTGCCTTCTGTACCCTATGAGGTCTTAGACTTCACCCTTCTACCCTCGTGGAGTAATTTTTTTGTGGTCTGGCATTTTTGATAATACTGCATGTGGTGGTCTCACATATGCCCGGTTCAAACCCCACTTCTATTCTTAGTTCATGTGGTCTACCGGACTTTTCTACAGTTGGTTATCATATGTAGTGTTTATCACTCGGGGTACTTCCTAtggtttctttataaaataaatattccTAATTGGACAATTCCTTAGGTCTTTAATTTATGCGCTCACTGTTGTCCTTGTCTAGATGTTCCATATAATCTActgtctttttatttttaatatacaaGAACTTTCGTGATGTTGATGGGATGCCGGCCATGTGACCTTTCATTATTATGTTTTGATATTATTGTGTACTTGGTGTGACTGCGTTATGTAAAAGCATAATAAAAAATTCCATTATAACTGTCTATAATCAGCTCATAATATGTGCTGTCAcacttaggccgggtttacacggcgttttgtgtgtgcaaaaggcacttaacagctccgtgtgtcattcccgtatgatgcgcggctgtgtgattttcgcgcagccgccatcattatgacactccgtttggatgtttgtaaacagaaaagcatgtggtgcttttctgtttacattcatagtttgacagctgttgcgcgaatcacgctcgtcccacggtagtgcttccgtgaggcatgcgtgattttcacgcacccattgacttcaatgggtgcgtgatgcgcgaacaacgcacaaatataggacatgtcttgagttttttgcaacggactcacgttgcacaaaaatcacggattgtctgcacggccccatagactaacataggtccgtacgacgcgcgtaaaaatcacgcgcgttgcacggacgtaaatcacgctcgtgtaaatgagcccttaatcTTATATTCTGAGCATGGTTTACTCTCCTTAATGAACAAATACCAAATTCATTAGAgacatgttaaccccttagtgaccaccaatacgcctttggcTAGGCCAAGCCGCTGCCTTTTCatggcagcctagtctaagtcctgcacaggtgtCCCATTCAGGCTGAAGCGGATGATCTGctttctgatgacagccgggctcctgatcTAACGGCAGCAATCAAAGCAGTCAATAGCAAacgcagcatttaagtggtttacagagggagggggctccctcggtCACccgtcggcggcccgcaaatgtgaTTGCGGGCCTCCAATGGGgtgctatggcagctgggggcctaacaaatgccCCCCAACCTGCTCTAGCTATATGCCTcttaggcatggcctaatagattgtcaGATTTACACTACTAAGTAGCATAATATCTGCGATCAAAAGACTGCAAAgtgaagtgccctagtgggactgaagaaataagtaattaatgtgaaataaaaattaaaggttcacagtaaaaaaaaaaaaaaaaaatattttagactaaaaagtgaatttatttagtaaaagtgtaaaaaataaataaaaatacacacatgtggtatcaccgcgatctTAATGACCCAgtgaagttaacatgtaatttaaaccgcaaggtggacgccataaaaaaaactaagaaaacaatggcgaaattgctattttttttccttgcccctcaaaaaagtaataaaaggtaATTAATaagtcatgtaccccaaaaaagtaccaatgaaaactatgtctcgttccgcaaaaaaacaagcccactcaTGGCTACATTGACaaaaaaagagttatggctcttggaaagcgacgatgcaaaaacaaataattttagttcaaaactgtttgtacaaaagtagtaaaacataaaataacctatacatatgtgataTCATcataattgtactgacccatagaataaaggtaacatgttatttacgctgcacgaatggcgtaaatttaaaatgcatagtacAATGGCGATATTGCTGTttatttctatccccccccccaaaaaaaagttcatccaaaaattttatgtaccccaaaaaaatactagtcccgcaaaaaacaagtcctcatacagctatgtcgacggaaaactaAAGTTGCAGCTCTTTGAATGCAATGATGaaaaacgattaaaaaaaaattgcttggtcattaaggcctaaaatagtctggtcactaaggggttaagaacacaACCTAAAACTATAAAGTCTTTTATTTAGGCTTGCACTCTGCAATTTCCAACCTGTCCGTCTTATCAGTGCGATACATAGTTTTATTAATCTGGGTTTGCGGACCAGCCAGGATTACCAGTAAGGCTATGGTGCAAGAGGTTTAGGGTGAATGCACATGATGTGTAAtacgtgcggcaaaaccgcagcgtaatacgcTAACAGCATAGTCAATGGGATTCCAGGAAATTTCATGTaatcgctgcagtatttttccgcacgtaaattgacctgcggtgcgtattttaaaatccgcagcatgtcaatttatcttgcgtttccgctggtgaattgtatctgcctagtgctgtgaaaaatcgcaccaaaatccactgcatgaaaacgcgccaaaaacacatcaaaatgtaaaaaccgcacgatTAGATGCTGTTTTTACCTGCCCAAATTTCCTGggaattgctgcggttttggtgcgtatattctgcagcaaaatacacaacgtgtgcatgtagccttaaaggAACCAAAAATCACAAGACTAAGTTAGATCATTTCCATCtttaggccttcttcacacaagcgtatttcacgtccgtgttacgcgcattAAAACGGACGTCACAGGGACCTATGcacttcaatggggctattcagacattgtgtttttcacgcagcgtg
Proteins encoded in this window:
- the LOC142661203 gene encoding proteinase-activated receptor 1-like — encoded protein: MENKRLLSLLCLAALLCNTGQCEAQRGGDKGNLTLKTFFSVPVDEEFEAFPEDAIDSSGEESGSEPNFPHSRSIITETKKNITTQAERYLSGQWLTRLVPSVYTLVFIVALPLNVIAIIIFLFKMKVRKPAVVYMLNLAAADVLFVSVLPFSIIYRFSGNDWPFGPGMCRFVTAAFYCNMYCSILLMTSISVDRFLAVVYPMHSLSWRTMSRAWMVCFFIWIISIASIVPLFLSEQTQHVTSLDITTCHDVLDLKDLKSFYLYYFSTFILVFFFFPLIITTISYVIIIHSLSISGIENSCKKTRALVLAIIVLCVFIMCFGPTNCIFLIHYLYFHHGANESLYFAYILCACISSISCCLDPLIYYYASSQCQRYLYSLVCCKKVNGPISSSAQLMSSASKNETGITTAKNSIYRKLLT